In Flavobacteriales bacterium, one genomic interval encodes:
- a CDS encoding glycosyltransferase — MRRLLMIFAKLPEHGKVKTRLAETIGEDLALKVYLKLLQHTHEVASKADSDKLIFYTGEPTEFDLLDYYRIPKTTQSEGDLGERMKDGFKRAFAQGYDQVVIIGSDCFELETEHIDAAFSSLDAHDVVIGPASDGGYYLLGMNSMIDELFENKVWSSEDVFLDTVLDLKKHEASYHILSTLNDVDREEDLTEELKQ, encoded by the coding sequence ATGCGTAGACTCTTGATGATATTTGCCAAGCTTCCCGAACATGGGAAAGTGAAGACCCGCCTGGCCGAGACCATCGGTGAAGACCTGGCCTTGAAAGTCTATTTGAAGCTACTCCAGCACACCCATGAGGTGGCCAGCAAGGCCGACAGTGATAAGCTGATATTCTATACCGGTGAACCGACTGAGTTCGATCTATTGGATTATTACAGGATACCTAAGACCACTCAGAGCGAAGGCGATCTCGGAGAGCGGATGAAGGATGGATTCAAGCGTGCTTTTGCACAGGGATATGATCAGGTCGTCATCATCGGATCGGACTGTTTCGAGTTGGAGACAGAGCACATCGATGCGGCCTTCTCATCTTTGGATGCACACGATGTAGTGATCGGTCCGGCCTCGGATGGTGGATACTATCTCTTAGGGATGAACAGCATGATCGATGAACTCTTCGAGAACAAGGTGTGGAGCTCTGAAGATGTATTCTTGGACACCGTGCTCGACTTGAAGAAGCACGAAGCATCCTATCACATCTTGAGCACTTTGAATGACGTGGATCGTGAAGAGGATCTCACCGAAGAACTCAAACAA
- a CDS encoding DUF547 domain-containing protein, with protein sequence MKPISFLLSLTLSISLMATGGTAVPDHGPWDRLLQKHVDDQGLVDYKALASSPAFDTYLLTLSGSHPDDSWSRDEQMAYWINVYNAYTVQLIIKNLPLASIKEIDMPWDKKFIEIEGSTYSLNQIEHEILRPEFKDARIHFAVNCASLGCPPLYNRAFLPTRLQNQLELVTRNFINDERYNQLNGDIASISKIFDWYASDFEREGGVAYFINKYAHSKLDRDVQLSYNDYDWSLNDQK encoded by the coding sequence ATGAAACCGATATCCTTTCTTCTCAGTCTGACCTTGAGCATCTCCCTGATGGCCACCGGAGGAACAGCGGTACCTGATCATGGGCCCTGGGATAGGCTGCTCCAGAAACATGTGGATGACCAGGGATTGGTCGATTATAAAGCACTTGCTTCCAGTCCGGCATTCGATACCTATCTGCTCACCCTCTCGGGAAGCCATCCGGATGACAGCTGGTCCCGCGATGAGCAGATGGCCTATTGGATCAATGTGTACAATGCTTACACCGTTCAACTGATCATCAAGAATCTTCCTTTGGCTTCCATCAAGGAGATCGATATGCCTTGGGACAAGAAGTTCATCGAGATAGAAGGGAGTACATATAGTCTCAATCAGATCGAGCATGAGATCCTCCGTCCTGAATTCAAAGATGCCCGCATTCACTTTGCGGTCAATTGCGCTTCATTGGGTTGTCCACCGTTATATAACCGCGCCTTCTTGCCCACTCGCCTACAGAATCAGCTCGAGCTGGTTACCCGCAACTTCATCAATGATGAGCGCTACAATCAATTGAATGGAGATATCGCCAGTATCTCGAAGATCTTCGACTGGTATGCATCGGATTTCGAAAGGGAAGGAGGAGTGGCCTATTTTATCAACAAGTACGCGCATTCCAAGCTCGATCGTGATGTTCAATTGAGCTATAATGACTATGATTGGTCTTTGAATGATCAGAAATAG
- a CDS encoding dihydrofolate reductase → MIILLLITSCRGEQKEVEKSPLEKDMEAYEGETFTPEPDADGFVWQTDKFADLKIIRYQVPGWDQLSTDQQKLVYYLNQAGLSGRDIMYDQNYRHNLKIRKALEKIYTTYEGDKGTQGWHAFETYLKRIWFSNGIHHHYSTDKIKPGFSREYFDVLAEKTGVTLDEEALKAIFDPEFDAKKVNQDLAKGLLKGSAVNFYASDVTADEVKDFYQARIDKDDPRPVEHGLNSKIVKNENGELEEKVWKVGGMYSPAIEQIVSWLEKAVTVAETDQQAKALNLLIEYYQTGDLSKWDEFNIAWVNATEGDIDYINGFVEVYNDPIGFRGSYETIIEITDFDASARMAVMAENVQWFEDNAPLMDAHKKPNVKGVTYKVVTVAGEAGDASPSTPIGVNLPNNNWIRQEHGSKSVSLGNIVNAYSKAGGTGMLSEFAHDPEEIELEKAHGELADKLHTALHEVVGHASGQLEPGTATPKETLGSYMSTLEEGRADLVALYYIYDQKMVDLGLMESLDVGKAAYDGYIRNGLLTQLRRLELGKDVEEAHMRNRQWVSKWVYERGKEDNVIEEVKRDGKTYYNITDYDKLRELFGELLGEVQRIKSQGDGEAGAKLVEDYGVKVDQTLHAEVLDRAEQLNIAPYGGFINPIISMDGDAVKMEYPDDFVEQMLYYSSNYSFLPVEN, encoded by the coding sequence ATGATCATACTTCTGCTCATCACCTCATGTCGAGGAGAGCAGAAAGAGGTGGAGAAGAGTCCACTGGAAAAGGATATGGAGGCCTATGAAGGGGAGACCTTCACACCAGAACCCGATGCCGATGGTTTCGTATGGCAGACCGACAAATTCGCTGACCTCAAGATCATCCGCTATCAAGTGCCTGGATGGGACCAGCTCAGTACAGACCAGCAGAAGTTGGTCTACTATCTCAACCAAGCTGGACTCAGCGGTAGAGATATCATGTACGACCAGAACTACCGACATAATCTCAAGATCCGCAAAGCACTCGAGAAGATCTATACCACCTATGAGGGTGACAAGGGTACTCAGGGCTGGCATGCCTTCGAGACCTATTTGAAACGTATCTGGTTCTCCAACGGGATACATCACCATTACAGCACCGACAAGATCAAGCCTGGATTCTCCCGCGAATACTTCGATGTGCTGGCTGAGAAGACAGGTGTCACTTTGGACGAAGAAGCGCTCAAGGCCATCTTCGATCCGGAATTCGATGCCAAGAAGGTGAATCAGGATCTGGCCAAAGGACTGCTCAAAGGCAGTGCGGTCAATTTCTACGCATCGGATGTCACTGCCGATGAGGTGAAGGATTTCTATCAAGCGCGTATCGATAAGGACGACCCTCGTCCTGTCGAGCATGGACTTAATTCCAAGATCGTGAAGAATGAGAATGGAGAGTTGGAGGAAAAGGTCTGGAAAGTAGGAGGGATGTACTCACCTGCCATCGAGCAGATCGTCTCATGGCTGGAAAAGGCCGTCACCGTGGCTGAGACCGATCAGCAGGCCAAGGCCCTGAATCTGCTCATCGAGTACTACCAGACGGGAGACCTGAGCAAATGGGATGAGTTCAACATCGCTTGGGTAAATGCCACCGAAGGTGATATCGATTACATCAACGGATTCGTAGAGGTCTATAACGACCCGATCGGATTTCGAGGGAGTTACGAGACCATCATAGAGATCACGGATTTCGATGCTTCAGCGCGTATGGCGGTCATGGCGGAGAATGTGCAGTGGTTCGAGGATAATGCTCCTCTCATGGATGCCCACAAGAAGCCCAATGTGAAAGGAGTGACCTATAAGGTGGTCACAGTGGCCGGTGAGGCGGGTGATGCTTCACCGAGCACTCCTATCGGAGTCAATCTGCCGAATAACAACTGGATCCGCCAAGAACATGGCTCTAAATCGGTATCGCTCGGAAACATCGTCAATGCTTACTCCAAAGCAGGTGGTACAGGCATGCTGAGTGAATTTGCTCATGACCCTGAGGAGATCGAGCTGGAGAAGGCACACGGAGAATTGGCCGACAAACTCCATACGGCCCTGCACGAAGTGGTAGGACATGCATCTGGTCAATTGGAACCCGGCACCGCTACGCCCAAGGAGACCTTAGGTTCGTACATGAGCACCTTGGAAGAGGGCCGTGCCGATCTGGTGGCCTTGTACTACATCTATGACCAGAAGATGGTCGATCTAGGGCTGATGGAAAGCTTGGATGTTGGAAAAGCCGCCTATGATGGATATATCCGTAATGGATTATTGACCCAGCTCCGCAGACTGGAACTCGGAAAGGATGTAGAAGAAGCCCATATGCGTAATCGTCAGTGGGTATCCAAGTGGGTCTATGAAAGAGGTAAGGAGGACAATGTGATCGAAGAGGTGAAACGGGATGGGAAGACCTATTACAACATCACCGACTATGACAAGTTACGTGAGCTATTCGGAGAATTGCTGGGAGAGGTGCAACGCATCAAATCCCAAGGCGATGGTGAGGCCGGAGCCAAGCTGGTAGAAGACTATGGAGTGAAAGTGGATCAGACCCTGCATGCCGAGGTCCTAGATAGAGCAGAACAATTGAATATCGCGCCTTATGGTGGATTCATCAATCCCATTATCTCGATGGACGGGGATGCGGTCAAGATGGAATATCCGGATGATTTTGTGGAGCAGATGCTTTACTATTCGTCAAATTACAGCTTTCTCCCAGTAGAGAATTAA